Within the Caldalkalibacillus uzonensis genome, the region TGTTGGAAGATCAAAGCCACATGCCCTATTTGTTTGATGTGATTGATGGATCGCACCTTATGCATCAGGATTTAAAAGAGCACATTGAGCGTGTCGGTCAGGTGATATATGAGAAAAGTAGAGATGATTACCAGACAGAGGCATAGTAGCCGTAGAGTTGACTCATAGCAAACAGTCACAATCCTACTTGCTGAATGTTCTTGGCAGCATTGATGTCCCAGTCATGGTGAATTCTACAGGCAGGACATGTCCATGCTCTCGCTTTAATTGCATTACACTCAGCGGCATTCGTCTGCGCCTGGTTTTTCATACATTTCTTTTTGTTGTCGGAAATTGGCCCTGACATGACACAGTTTCCTTCGGCAGCTCACTTGTGTTCATGGGCAGGACTCGCCCCAGGGAATAACGAAAGTGCCGGAAAACGAAA harbors:
- a CDS encoding zinc ribbon domain-containing protein, translating into MSGPISDNKKKCMKNQAQTNAAECNAIKARAWTCPACRIHHDWDINAAKNIQQVGL